Proteins from one Holophagales bacterium genomic window:
- a CDS encoding PAS domain-containing protein yields MSEVVRALPRPAPEALRGLLATRVVVVSTLLVSALLIQLTFSIWLPLSPIYYLAAAAYSTSILALSTLRRLDAGVNAVIQLLGDLVVVTGLVWISGGPDSGFTFLYLAVVVSGTLLFGKGGGLVTAGLASVFYAVLLQLMQSGAFPPPSTDGLPPRIWTRGQLAGNVVTNVGAFAATALLVAAASEKLRDARLLAERRREEVSRLQALHTSVLSSMSSGVVTADPEGRITFANPPACELLMRRPEELIGRPLIETGLVSEEALRTEESPGGDVLRFEGNQTPLGPGFYFGVTVTPLRDGDGQVTGRILIFQNLTELKKLEGEVRLKEKLAAVGELAAAIAHEIRNPLASISGSVQVLSATAPPGSSERRLMEIVVQESHRLSSILEDFLKYVRPREQAVETVDAAAALRDVVTLLTHSDEVTPGHRVTLDLEPESVLLTADPGQLRQVFWNLLRNAVAAMPGGGALDLVARVSDGSWSVTVADEGRGMPREEQDRLFTPFAHTVPGGTGLGLAIVYRIVEEHGGKIRVKSAPGKGTAITLSLPLAGPSRSGVAESSTAGPGPLPPGEEPRS; encoded by the coding sequence GTGAGCGAAGTCGTGCGCGCCCTCCCGCGTCCGGCCCCGGAGGCTCTCCGGGGCCTCCTCGCGACGCGGGTCGTCGTCGTCTCGACCCTCCTCGTCTCCGCGCTCCTCATCCAGCTCACCTTCAGCATCTGGCTGCCGCTGAGCCCGATCTACTACCTCGCGGCCGCCGCCTATTCCACCTCGATCCTCGCCCTCTCTACGCTCCGGCGGCTCGACGCCGGAGTGAACGCGGTGATCCAGCTCCTCGGCGACCTCGTCGTCGTGACCGGCCTCGTCTGGATCTCCGGCGGCCCCGACTCCGGGTTCACCTTCCTCTACCTCGCCGTCGTCGTCTCCGGAACGCTCCTCTTCGGAAAGGGGGGAGGCCTCGTGACGGCCGGCCTCGCGTCGGTCTTCTACGCGGTGCTCCTCCAGCTGATGCAATCCGGGGCCTTCCCTCCGCCGAGCACCGACGGGCTTCCGCCCCGGATCTGGACGAGGGGACAGCTCGCGGGCAACGTCGTGACGAACGTCGGCGCCTTCGCCGCGACCGCGCTTCTCGTGGCGGCCGCCTCGGAGAAGCTGCGCGACGCCCGGCTCCTCGCCGAGCGCCGGAGGGAGGAGGTCTCGCGCCTGCAGGCCCTCCACACCTCGGTCCTCTCCTCGATGTCCTCCGGCGTCGTCACCGCGGACCCGGAAGGGAGGATCACGTTTGCCAACCCGCCCGCCTGCGAGCTCCTCATGCGGCGGCCGGAGGAGCTGATCGGGCGGCCCCTCATCGAGACCGGGCTCGTCTCGGAGGAGGCCCTTCGGACGGAGGAGAGCCCCGGGGGCGACGTCCTGCGCTTCGAGGGGAACCAGACGCCCCTCGGCCCCGGTTTCTACTTCGGCGTCACCGTGACGCCGCTGCGCGACGGAGACGGGCAGGTCACGGGCCGGATCCTGATCTTCCAGAACCTGACCGAGCTGAAGAAGCTGGAGGGCGAGGTCCGGCTCAAGGAGAAGCTCGCCGCGGTTGGCGAGCTGGCGGCAGCAATCGCCCACGAGATCCGCAACCCGCTCGCCTCGATCTCCGGCTCCGTCCAGGTTCTCTCCGCCACCGCCCCTCCGGGCTCCTCCGAGCGGCGCCTGATGGAGATCGTCGTCCAGGAGTCGCACCGGCTCTCGTCGATCCTCGAGGACTTCCTCAAGTACGTCCGCCCCCGCGAGCAGGCGGTCGAGACGGTCGACGCGGCTGCCGCACTGCGGGACGTCGTCACGCTCCTGACGCACAGCGACGAGGTGACGCCCGGGCACCGCGTCACGCTCGACCTCGAGCCCGAGTCCGTCCTCCTCACGGCCGACCCCGGGCAGCTGAGGCAGGTCTTCTGGAACCTCCTGCGCAACGCCGTGGCCGCGATGCCGGGCGGCGGCGCCCTCGACCTCGTGGCCCGGGTTTCGGACGGCTCCTGGAGCGTCACGGTCGCCGACGAAGGGCGGGGAATGCCGCGGGAGGAGCAGGACCGCCTCTTCACACCGTTCGCCCACACCGTCCCCGGTGGCACGGGACTGGGGCTCGCGATCGTGTACCGTATCGTCGAGGAGCACGGAGGGAAGATCCGCGTGAAGAGCGCACCCGGGAAAGGCACGGCCATCACGCTGTCCCTCCCGCTCGCGGGGCCGTCCCGCAGCGGCGTCGCCGAATCCTCGACGGCCGGGCCCGGGCCGCTTCCGCCCGGGGAGGAGCCTCGTTCGTGA
- a CDS encoding type IV pilus twitching motility protein PilT: MAVTLHQLLKTLVERGGSDLHITTNSPPMVRVHGDIQPLDYPPLTVPETKQLCYSILTDVQKHRFEENLELDLSFGVKGLARFRGNVFMQRGAVSAVFRQIPYEILGFKELGVPTVVEALCNKPRGLVLVTGPTGSGKSTTLATMVDKVNREQAKHIVTIEDPIEFLHTHKRCIVNQRELHADTHSFPNALRAVLREDPDVVLVGEMRDLETMEAALRIAETGHLTFATLHTNSAVQTMNRIIDAFPASQQSQVRAQLSFVLEGILCQTLLPKSSGKGRCLAMEILIPTPAIRNLIREDKLHQIYSMMQTGQNKYGMQTFNQALATLVHRRVITQELAMTTSSLPDELSEMIARGVGVVGQQPPAASAAGAAARRP, translated from the coding sequence ATGGCAGTCACGCTGCACCAGCTTCTGAAGACTCTCGTCGAGCGCGGCGGCTCCGACCTCCACATCACGACGAATTCGCCGCCGATGGTCCGGGTCCACGGCGACATCCAGCCTCTGGACTATCCCCCCCTCACGGTCCCGGAGACCAAGCAGCTCTGCTACTCGATCCTGACCGACGTCCAGAAGCACCGCTTCGAGGAGAACCTCGAGCTCGACCTCTCCTTCGGGGTCAAGGGTCTCGCCCGGTTCCGCGGCAACGTCTTCATGCAGCGCGGTGCCGTCTCGGCCGTCTTCCGGCAGATCCCCTACGAGATCCTCGGCTTCAAGGAGCTGGGGGTCCCCACCGTCGTGGAGGCGCTCTGCAACAAGCCCAGGGGCCTCGTCCTCGTGACCGGCCCCACGGGCTCCGGCAAGTCGACGACGCTCGCGACGATGGTCGACAAGGTCAACCGCGAGCAGGCCAAGCACATCGTCACGATCGAGGACCCGATCGAGTTCCTCCACACGCACAAGCGCTGCATCGTCAACCAGCGCGAGCTGCACGCCGACACGCACTCCTTCCCGAACGCGCTCCGCGCGGTCCTCCGCGAGGACCCCGACGTCGTCCTCGTCGGCGAGATGCGCGACCTCGAGACGATGGAGGCCGCGCTCCGGATCGCCGAGACGGGCCACCTGACGTTCGCGACCCTGCACACGAACAGCGCCGTCCAGACGATGAACCGGATCATCGACGCCTTCCCCGCCAGCCAGCAGTCGCAGGTGCGGGCCCAGCTCTCGTTCGTCCTGGAGGGGATCCTCTGCCAGACGCTTCTCCCGAAATCGTCGGGGAAGGGGCGCTGCCTCGCGATGGAGATCCTCATCCCGACGCCCGCGATCCGGAACCTCATCCGCGAGGACAAGCTTCACCAGATCTACTCGATGATGCAGACCGGGCAGAACAAGTACGGGATGCAGACGTTCAACCAGGCGCTCGCCACGCTCGTTCACCGCCGCGTCATCACGCAGGAGCTCGCGATGACCACCTCGTCGCTGCCGGACGAGCTCTCCGAGATGATCGCCCGCGGCGTTGGCGTCGTGGGACAGCAGCCGCCCGCGGCATCGGCAGCCGGCGCCGCCGCCCGGCGGCCCTGA
- a CDS encoding DUF3108 domain-containing protein, producing the protein MRSSASGWSPRKGRRAASALLALALAGPLTASVTANVLPNLGREELPKSKVVAVPFEAGETLVYTVSWLKIEGGEMTLATSRETSPDGVPVHRIRLSAVSNDYVSRFYPVDTRYESWIDARDFSPVRFEKHAREGRYASDEVEEFDLSRRIATWRDAKELRGVGPIPERFQDVISSFYFMRSVPLVPGGETRVDLYSRGKVYRLVVAVLAREKVETELGVFDALKVQPRMHDPASASSVDRNKGKLFLWFSDDARRLPVMARTILPIGSVTARLSRISGEAQAPLAPPAAVPPSPTPAPAAR; encoded by the coding sequence TTGCGCTCCTCGGCGAGCGGGTGGTCGCCCCGTAAGGGGCGCCGTGCAGCGTCCGCGCTCCTCGCGCTCGCCCTGGCCGGCCCGCTCACGGCCTCCGTCACGGCGAACGTCCTGCCGAACCTCGGACGGGAGGAGCTTCCGAAGAGCAAGGTCGTGGCCGTCCCGTTCGAAGCCGGGGAGACGCTCGTCTACACCGTCTCCTGGCTGAAGATCGAGGGGGGCGAGATGACGCTCGCGACGTCGAGGGAAACGAGCCCCGACGGGGTCCCCGTCCACCGGATCCGCCTCTCGGCCGTCTCGAACGACTACGTCTCGCGCTTCTACCCGGTCGACACGCGATACGAATCCTGGATCGACGCCCGGGACTTCTCCCCCGTGAGGTTCGAGAAGCACGCGCGGGAGGGGCGCTACGCCTCCGACGAGGTCGAGGAGTTCGACCTCTCCCGGCGGATCGCGACCTGGAGGGACGCCAAGGAGCTGCGCGGCGTCGGGCCGATCCCGGAGCGGTTCCAGGACGTGATCTCCTCCTTCTACTTCATGCGGTCGGTCCCGCTCGTCCCCGGTGGGGAGACGCGCGTCGACCTCTACTCCCGCGGAAAAGTCTATCGCCTCGTCGTGGCCGTTCTGGCCCGGGAGAAGGTGGAGACCGAGCTCGGCGTCTTCGACGCCCTGAAGGTCCAGCCCCGGATGCACGATCCGGCTTCGGCCTCGAGCGTGGACCGGAACAAGGGAAAGCTGTTCCTCTGGTTCAGCGACGATGCCCGCCGGCTTCCGGTCATGGCCCGGACGATCCTCCCGATCGGCTCGGTCACGGCCCGCCTCAGCCGCATCAGCGGCGAAGCCCAGGCTCCTCTGGCCCCTCCGGCCGCCGTTCCCCCCTCCCCGACGCCCGCCCCCGCCGCCCGCTGA
- a CDS encoding lysophospholipid acyltransferase family protein gives MASKRSSLRNRIELAAYLVLRSLFRILPLRLADGLGRSVALFYRLVDGRRRRLVARNLALAFPEMSPTEVDRLARQVFGHLGSLAADLFRSEKVPIERLLARIEIVGLEHARAAAASGRGVFFSTPHLGNWEWAALATGAQGFPVTIVARPLDNPLLDARLTAMREKAGCHIVSKRNAARTLLKTLRSGGLVGILADQRAQPPDGIAVPFFGRPALTTTSIARLAGKTGALFLPVVCLRVAPGRYRLVYSEPLDVTTLPAEDRGVERLTALVTALVESQVRAAPEQWLWLHDRWRS, from the coding sequence GTGGCGTCGAAGAGAAGCTCCCTGCGGAACCGGATCGAGCTGGCGGCCTACCTCGTCCTCAGGAGCCTGTTCCGGATCCTCCCTCTCCGCCTCGCCGACGGCCTCGGGCGGAGCGTCGCCCTTTTCTACCGGCTCGTCGACGGCCGCCGGCGGCGGCTCGTCGCCCGCAATCTCGCGCTCGCCTTTCCGGAGATGTCCCCCACCGAGGTCGACCGGCTCGCCCGGCAGGTCTTCGGCCACCTCGGCAGCCTCGCCGCGGACCTCTTCCGCTCCGAGAAGGTGCCGATCGAGAGGCTTCTCGCCCGCATCGAGATCGTCGGCCTCGAGCACGCCCGCGCGGCGGCCGCCTCGGGGCGGGGGGTCTTCTTCTCCACGCCCCACCTCGGAAACTGGGAGTGGGCCGCGCTCGCCACGGGCGCCCAGGGCTTCCCCGTGACGATCGTCGCCCGGCCGCTCGACAACCCCCTCCTCGACGCGCGCCTGACGGCGATGCGCGAAAAGGCGGGATGCCACATCGTGAGCAAGCGCAACGCCGCGCGAACGCTCCTGAAGACGCTGCGCTCGGGCGGACTCGTCGGCATCCTGGCCGACCAGCGGGCCCAGCCTCCCGACGGCATCGCCGTCCCGTTCTTCGGCAGGCCCGCGCTGACGACGACCTCGATCGCGCGCCTCGCCGGGAAAACGGGAGCCCTCTTTCTCCCGGTCGTCTGCCTGAGGGTCGCCCCCGGCCGCTATCGCCTCGTCTACTCCGAGCCGCTCGACGTGACGACGCTGCCGGCGGAAGATCGCGGCGTGGAGAGGCTCACCGCTCTCGTCACGGCCCTCGTCGAGAGCCAGGTCCGGGCGGCGCCGGAGCAGTGGCTCTGGCTCCATGACCGCTGGCGTTCCTGA
- a CDS encoding HNH endonuclease: MVLDAPVLVLNRTFAALALTDARRGFTLFYKGHVRAVLPDFTTYGWGEWCDIPVQPGDADVVRTPEMVLKVPRVIQLLSCDRPPRYDVKFSRHNIYVRDGTRCQYCGKRFQTSELSLDHVVPLSRGGVSSWENVVCACLKCNVRKGNRLPDEAGMALRRAPAKPRASPLGLLAPSRIHPAWRNFLDVAYWTVELG; encoded by the coding sequence ATGGTGCTCGACGCGCCAGTCCTCGTGCTGAACCGGACGTTCGCCGCCCTCGCCCTCACGGACGCGCGACGCGGGTTCACCCTCTTCTACAAGGGACACGTGAGGGCCGTCCTCCCCGACTTCACGACCTACGGCTGGGGGGAATGGTGTGACATCCCGGTCCAGCCCGGGGACGCCGACGTCGTCCGGACGCCCGAGATGGTCCTCAAGGTGCCGCGCGTCATCCAGCTCCTCTCCTGCGACCGCCCGCCCCGGTACGACGTGAAGTTCTCGCGCCACAACATCTACGTGCGCGACGGCACGCGATGCCAGTACTGCGGGAAGCGCTTCCAGACATCGGAGCTGTCGCTCGACCACGTCGTCCCGCTCTCGAGAGGTGGCGTCTCCTCGTGGGAAAACGTCGTGTGCGCCTGCCTGAAGTGCAACGTGAGGAAGGGAAACCGCCTGCCCGACGAGGCCGGCATGGCCCTGCGCCGGGCCCCGGCCAAGCCCAGGGCCTCGCCCCTGGGGCTCCTCGCCCCGAGCCGGATTCACCCGGCCTGGCGGAACTTCCTCGACGTGGCGTACTGGACCGTCGAGCTCGGGTGA
- a CDS encoding type II secretion system F family protein, translated as MAQFVWKGKTRQGVMTGGVLTADSKDLVIADLRRRSIEVASVKERGKEFAVPKFGAGKVAAKRLAIFTRQFSVMIDAGLPLVQCLEILGTQQDDKAFQRIILAVRQDVESGSSLADALRKHPRAFDDLFVNMIAAGEAGGILDTILRRLSTYIEKAVKLKGQVKTALIYPVSVLTVAALVVAIILWKVIPTFAALFAGLGAQLPLPTRLVIQASNFLASYFLFILAGLAAIIFALKRYYTTYKGRRVIDGILLKLPVLGDILKKIAVARFCRTFATLTSSGVPILDGLEITAKTSGNAIIEDAIMMVRKSVETGRTIAEPLAETKVFPPMVVQMIGVGEQTGALDAMLSKIAEFYEEEVDNAVEGLMKLMEPIMIAMLGTIIGTIVVAMYMPMFDLISKIG; from the coding sequence ATGGCCCAGTTCGTCTGGAAGGGGAAGACCCGCCAGGGCGTCATGACCGGAGGGGTCCTGACGGCCGACTCGAAGGACCTCGTCATCGCCGACCTGAGGAGGCGGTCCATCGAGGTCGCCTCCGTCAAGGAGCGTGGCAAGGAGTTCGCCGTCCCGAAGTTCGGCGCCGGGAAGGTGGCCGCCAAGCGTCTCGCCATCTTCACGCGGCAGTTCTCCGTCATGATCGACGCCGGCCTTCCCCTCGTGCAGTGCCTCGAGATCCTCGGAACGCAGCAGGACGACAAGGCCTTCCAGCGGATCATCCTGGCCGTCCGGCAGGACGTGGAGTCGGGCTCCTCGCTCGCCGACGCCCTCCGGAAGCACCCGCGCGCCTTCGACGACCTCTTCGTCAACATGATCGCCGCCGGTGAGGCGGGCGGCATCCTGGACACCATCCTGCGGCGGCTCTCGACCTACATCGAGAAGGCGGTCAAGCTGAAGGGCCAGGTCAAGACGGCCCTGATCTACCCCGTCTCCGTGCTCACGGTCGCCGCCCTCGTCGTGGCGATCATCCTCTGGAAGGTCATCCCGACGTTCGCGGCGCTCTTCGCGGGGCTCGGCGCGCAGCTCCCGCTTCCGACGAGACTCGTCATCCAGGCGTCCAATTTCCTCGCCAGCTATTTCCTCTTCATTCTCGCTGGCCTGGCCGCGATCATCTTCGCCCTCAAGCGCTACTACACCACCTACAAGGGGCGCCGGGTCATAGACGGGATCCTGCTCAAGCTGCCCGTCCTCGGCGACATCCTCAAGAAGATCGCCGTCGCCCGCTTCTGCCGGACGTTCGCGACCCTCACCTCCTCCGGCGTCCCGATCCTCGACGGCCTCGAGATCACCGCGAAGACCTCGGGGAACGCCATCATCGAGGACGCGATCATGATGGTTCGCAAGTCCGTCGAAACCGGCCGGACCATCGCCGAGCCGCTCGCCGAGACGAAGGTCTTCCCGCCGATGGTCGTCCAGATGATCGGCGTCGGCGAGCAGACCGGTGCCCTCGACGCCATGCTCTCGAAGATCGCCGAGTTCTACGAGGAAGAGGTCGACAACGCCGTCGAAGGCCTGATGAAGCTGATGGAACCGATCATGATCGCCATGCTCGGCACGATCATCGGCACCATCGTCGTCGCGATGTACATGCCGATGTTCGACCTCATCTCGAAGATCGGGTGA
- the pilB gene encoding type IV-A pilus assembly ATPase PilB, with protein sequence MAVKLGELLLKAKLINGEQLAAALKQQKDSGVKLGETLVRLGFVTEDDITETLSAQFGVPSINLTHFEIDPNVLKLVPADVARKYNILPVNKTGATLTIAMADPTNVFAMDDLKFMTGYNVEPVVASEIALQHAIDRNYGASHALELKKVMEEMSAVDASDTSLEVVDEEEQDAIDLEKLVEEGEEAPVVRLVNIILTDAIKRGASDIHIEPYEKEYRVRYRVDGQLAEVMNPPSKLKEAIASRIKILAKLDIAEKRLPQDGRIKIKMKLAGKVKELDYRVSVLPTLFGEKIVCRLLDKDNLMLDMTKLGFERSSLQKFEKAILRPWGMVLVTGPTGSGKTNTLYSALSRINTPDTNIMTAEDPVEFNLPGVNQVQMKDSIGLNFAAALRSFLRQDPNIILVGEIRDFETAEIAVKASLTGHLVLSTLHTNDAPSTINRLMNMGIEPYLVATSVVLIAAQRLIRRVCANCKVPTDVPPQVLIQLGFTPEESKTVQVMKGKGCERCNGSGLKGRVALVEVLEISEEIKEMILSGASSLEIKRKGVEEGMVTLRGSGLAKIKDGLTTIEEVVRETVL encoded by the coding sequence ATGGCGGTCAAGCTCGGAGAACTTCTCCTGAAGGCGAAGCTCATCAACGGCGAGCAGCTCGCGGCGGCGCTCAAGCAGCAGAAGGACTCGGGAGTGAAGCTGGGCGAGACGCTCGTGCGGCTCGGCTTCGTCACCGAGGACGACATCACGGAGACGCTCTCGGCGCAGTTCGGCGTCCCGTCGATCAACCTGACGCACTTCGAGATCGACCCGAACGTCCTGAAGCTGGTCCCCGCGGACGTGGCGCGCAAGTACAACATCCTGCCGGTCAACAAGACGGGCGCCACGCTGACCATCGCGATGGCCGACCCGACGAACGTCTTCGCGATGGACGACCTGAAGTTCATGACCGGCTACAACGTCGAGCCGGTCGTGGCCTCGGAGATCGCCCTCCAGCACGCGATCGACAGGAACTACGGCGCCTCGCACGCCCTCGAGCTGAAGAAGGTCATGGAGGAGATGTCGGCCGTCGACGCCTCCGACACCTCGCTCGAGGTCGTGGACGAGGAAGAGCAGGACGCCATCGACCTCGAGAAGCTCGTCGAGGAAGGGGAAGAGGCCCCCGTCGTCCGGCTCGTCAACATCATCCTGACGGACGCCATCAAGCGCGGCGCCTCCGACATCCACATCGAGCCCTACGAGAAGGAGTACCGGGTCCGGTACCGCGTGGACGGCCAGCTGGCGGAGGTGATGAACCCTCCGAGCAAGCTCAAGGAAGCGATCGCCTCGCGCATCAAGATCCTCGCCAAGCTCGACATCGCCGAGAAGCGGCTCCCGCAGGACGGGCGCATCAAGATCAAGATGAAGCTCGCGGGGAAGGTGAAGGAGCTCGACTACCGCGTCAGCGTCCTGCCGACCCTCTTCGGCGAGAAGATCGTCTGCCGGCTCCTCGACAAGGACAACCTGATGCTCGACATGACGAAGCTGGGCTTCGAGCGGTCGAGCCTCCAGAAGTTCGAGAAGGCGATTCTCCGCCCGTGGGGGATGGTCCTGGTGACCGGGCCGACGGGGTCGGGGAAGACGAACACCCTCTACTCCGCCCTCTCGAGGATCAACACCCCCGACACCAACATCATGACGGCCGAGGACCCGGTCGAGTTCAACCTGCCCGGCGTGAACCAGGTGCAGATGAAGGACTCGATCGGCCTGAACTTCGCCGCGGCCCTCCGGTCCTTCCTGCGGCAGGACCCGAACATCATCCTCGTCGGCGAGATCCGCGACTTCGAGACGGCCGAGATCGCCGTCAAGGCCTCCCTGACGGGCCACCTCGTCCTCTCCACCCTCCACACGAACGACGCCCCCTCGACGATCAACCGGCTCATGAACATGGGCATCGAGCCGTACCTCGTCGCCACGTCGGTCGTCCTGATCGCCGCCCAGCGCCTCATCCGCCGGGTCTGCGCCAACTGCAAGGTCCCGACCGACGTCCCGCCCCAGGTCCTGATCCAGCTCGGCTTCACCCCGGAGGAGTCGAAGACGGTCCAGGTCATGAAGGGGAAGGGGTGCGAGCGCTGCAACGGGAGCGGCCTGAAGGGCCGCGTCGCCCTCGTGGAGGTCCTGGAAATCTCGGAAGAGATCAAGGAGATGATCCTCTCCGGCGCCTCGTCGCTCGAGATCAAGAGGAAGGGCGTCGAGGAAGGGATGGTCACCCTTCGCGGCTCCGGCCTGGCAAAGATCAAGGACGGCCTCACGACGATCGAGGAAGTCGTCCGGGAGACTGTCCTGTAG
- the lpxK gene encoding tetraacyldisaccharide 4'-kinase, producing MKSLLLPLARLYGTGVALRLDLYRRGTLRVKSAARPVVSVGNVAAGGTGKTPFVRWLAAELLRRGRQPSILTRGYGRTSRGTVVVSDGRGTLATVAASGDEPALLARALPSVPIVANARRAIAAARAETLEAPVDVHLLDDGFSHVGLAREVDIVLLDATAPDAGGALLPAGLLREPLTSLARADLIVVTKTEQADPARALQIARRYAPGVPVFHARTVLLGIRDREGTSVDPADLPAGTTVAVAGIAHPASFRATLDAAGVVPADFLAFRDHEPYGPTTVGRIEKALEETGATAVVTTEKDAVKLDAVLRAPVFRVAVEARVVEPSFVSELLSLLSRRPS from the coding sequence ATGAAGAGCCTCCTCCTCCCCCTCGCCCGCCTCTACGGCACCGGTGTCGCACTCCGCCTCGACCTCTATCGGCGCGGCACGCTCCGCGTGAAGAGCGCGGCCCGCCCCGTCGTCTCCGTCGGGAACGTCGCGGCGGGAGGAACCGGCAAGACGCCGTTCGTCCGCTGGCTCGCGGCCGAGCTCCTCCGGCGCGGCCGCCAGCCGTCGATCCTCACGCGCGGCTACGGCCGCACGAGCCGCGGGACCGTCGTCGTCTCCGACGGACGGGGAACGCTCGCGACGGTCGCCGCGTCCGGGGACGAGCCGGCGCTCCTGGCCCGTGCGCTCCCCTCCGTCCCGATCGTCGCGAATGCCCGGCGGGCGATCGCGGCCGCCCGTGCCGAAACGCTCGAGGCGCCCGTGGACGTGCACCTCCTGGACGACGGCTTCTCCCACGTCGGCCTCGCCCGGGAAGTCGACATCGTCCTCCTCGACGCGACGGCGCCCGATGCGGGGGGCGCCCTCCTGCCGGCCGGTCTCCTGCGCGAGCCGCTGACGTCACTGGCGCGCGCCGACCTCATCGTCGTCACGAAGACCGAGCAGGCCGACCCGGCCCGGGCGCTTCAGATCGCCCGCCGCTACGCTCCCGGCGTCCCCGTCTTCCACGCCCGGACGGTGCTCCTCGGCATCCGCGACCGCGAAGGGACGAGCGTCGACCCGGCGGACCTTCCCGCCGGGACGACCGTGGCCGTCGCCGGCATCGCCCACCCCGCCTCGTTCCGCGCGACGCTCGATGCCGCCGGGGTCGTCCCTGCGGATTTCCTGGCGTTCCGCGACCACGAGCCCTACGGTCCCACCACGGTCGGGCGGATCGAGAAGGCCCTCGAGGAGACGGGAGCCACCGCCGTCGTGACGACGGAGAAGGACGCCGTGAAGCTGGACGCCGTGCTCCGCGCCCCGGTCTTCCGCGTGGCCGTCGAGGCGCGGGTCGTCGAACCTTCCTTCGTTTCCGAGCTCCTCTCTCTGCTTTCGAGGAGGCCCTCCTAG
- the waaC gene encoding lipopolysaccharide heptosyltransferase I: MKILLVRLSSFGDVVFTLPLAKALRGEGDRLAWAVEGPLAELVAGAPYVDEVLVATTRAWRKRPLSAGTRGELRAFLSSLGAFEPDVVVDAQGLLKSAWITLAARARRKVGFGFRTATERVNALVTGERVDVPAGTHVVDRGLALAEHVLGRRGFPRIPDVSHLVARPAPEVDDWLAARSARPFALLQPFSSRRTKEWSAEETAAFCRALAEHGLEPIVRWGPGERERAQLIVAGSGGAASLAPASPPAASARLAAHAALFVGADTGPTHLAAAAGTPTIALYGPTDPARFGPVGPRVRILRDGSGAYNAGVPGLPGLTFNAVLDASLALLGERVVAP; encoded by the coding sequence ATGAAGATTCTCCTCGTTCGACTCTCCTCCTTCGGCGACGTCGTCTTCACTCTCCCGCTCGCGAAAGCGCTGCGCGGAGAGGGGGACCGTCTCGCCTGGGCGGTGGAGGGGCCGCTCGCCGAGCTCGTCGCGGGCGCGCCGTACGTGGACGAGGTCCTCGTCGCGACGACGCGGGCCTGGAGGAAGCGCCCCCTCTCCGCGGGAACGCGCGGGGAGCTCCGGGCCTTCCTCTCGTCCCTCGGCGCCTTCGAGCCCGACGTCGTCGTCGACGCGCAGGGGCTCCTGAAGTCGGCGTGGATCACGCTCGCCGCGCGCGCGCGGCGAAAGGTCGGTTTCGGGTTCCGGACGGCGACCGAGAGGGTGAACGCGCTCGTTACGGGCGAGAGGGTCGACGTCCCCGCGGGGACCCACGTCGTCGACCGCGGGCTCGCGCTGGCGGAGCACGTTCTCGGCAGGAGAGGCTTCCCGCGAATACCCGACGTCTCGCACCTCGTCGCGCGACCGGCACCGGAAGTGGACGACTGGCTCGCCGCGAGATCTGCCCGTCCCTTCGCGCTCCTGCAGCCGTTCTCGTCGCGGCGGACCAAGGAATGGAGCGCCGAGGAAACGGCGGCCTTCTGCAGGGCGCTCGCGGAACACGGGCTCGAGCCGATCGTCCGCTGGGGTCCCGGCGAGCGGGAACGCGCCCAGCTGATCGTCGCCGGCTCGGGCGGAGCCGCCTCGCTGGCGCCCGCGAGCCCGCCCGCGGCTTCGGCCCGCCTCGCCGCGCACGCCGCACTCTTCGTCGGCGCGGACACGGGCCCGACGCACCTGGCCGCCGCCGCGGGAACCCCGACGATCGCCCTCTACGGGCCGACCGACCCGGCGCGATTCGGGCCTGTCGGGCCGCGGGTCCGGATCTTGCGTGACGGAAGCGGGGCCTACAATGCCGGCGTGCCCGGCCTTCCCGGCCTGACCTTCAATGCCGTTCTCGACGCTTCCCTTGCGCTCCTCGGCGAGCGGGTGGTCGCCCCGTAA